A genome region from Rattus norvegicus strain BN/NHsdMcwi chromosome 17, GRCr8, whole genome shotgun sequence includes the following:
- the LOC134478816 gene encoding zinc finger protein 431-like isoform X1: protein MIGLMCFDVGCLVSYGRAANLLSRDMKTVTYEDVHVNFTQEEWTLLDPFQKKLYKDVMLETYRNLNAIGFNWEDQNIEEHCQSSRRQGRHERSQSAEIPSEYTHCGKPFALHAHSHPQRNEEIHSEKNPSEVIQCVEAFAPYTVLQIHKRTQARQKPYEYSQCAKVFGNHSKLKKHERLHTEKKPYKCHECDKAFSQPFRLQKHQRVHTGEKPYKCNECDKAFSRPSSLQTHKRVHTGEKPYKCNECDKAFSVHSSLQRHKSVHTGEKTYKCNECDKAFSRHSSLQRHKRVHTGEKPYKCNECDKAFSEHHSLQQHKPVHTGEKPYKCNECDKAFSRHSSLQKHKRVHTGEKPYKCNECDKAFSVHSSLQKHKSVHTGEKPYKCNECDKAFSRHSSLQKHKRVHTGEKPYKCNECDKAFSEHSSLQIHKRVHTGEKPYKCNECDKAFSVHSSLQTHKRVHTGEKPYKCNECDKAFSDHNSLRTHKRIHTGEKPYKCNECDKTFLYHTSLRIHKRVHTGEKPYKCHECDKAFSAPSILYRHKRVHTGEKPYKYNECDKVFSDHGNIQRHKRIHTEDKLYKCSDCGEAFSQHNRLLIHERIHTGGKPYKCKECDKAFSRPSRLQIPNRVHTGDKPYICNECDNAFSQPSRLQVHRRIHTGAKPVKCSECVKPFSQQNSL from the exons AAGACAGTGACTTATGAGgatgtgcatgtgaacttcactCAGGAAGAGTGGACTTTGCTGGATCCCTTCCAGAAGAAGCTCTACAAAGATGTCATGCTGGAGACCTACAGGAACCTCAATGCTATAG GCTTTAATTGGGAAGACCAAAATATCGAGGAACATTGTCAAAGTTCTAGAAGACAGGGAAG GCATGAAAGAAGTCAGAGTGCAGAGATTCCCTCCGAATATACTCACTGTGGAAAACCCTTTGCTTTACATGCTCACAGTCATCCTCAAAGGAATGAAGAGATTCATTCAGAAAAGAATCCCTCTGAAGTTATTCAGTGTGTTGAAGCCTTTGCACCTTACACAgttctccaaatacataaaagaacacaagctAGACAGAAACCTTATGAATATAGTCAATGTGCTAAAGTTTTTGGAAATCACAGTAAACTTAAAAAGCATGAAAGACTTCATACTGaaaagaaaccctacaaatgtcatgaatgtgataaagccttttcacaaccTTTTAGACTCCAGAAGCatcaaagagttcacactggagagaaaccctacaaatgtaatgaatgtgataaagcgtTTTCACGACCCAGTAGCCTCCAGAcgcataaaagagttcacactggagagaaaccctacaaatgtaatgaatgtgataaagccttttcagtaCACAGTAGCCTCCAGAGGCATAAAAgcgttcacactggagagaaaacttacaaatgtaatgaatgtgataaagccttttcacgacACAGTAGCCTCCAGAggcataaaagagttcacactggagagaaaccctacaaatgtaatgaatgtgataaagccttttcagaaCACCATAGCCTCCAGCAGCATAAAccagttcacactggagagaaaccctacaaatgtaatgaatgtgataaagccttttcacgacACAGTAGCCTCCAGaagcataaaagagttcacactggagagaaaccctacaaatgtaatgaatgtgataaagccttttcagtaCACAGTAGCCTCCAGAAGCATAAAAgcgttcacactggagagaaaccctacaaatgtaatgaatgtgataaagccttttcacgacACAGTAGCCTCCAGaagcataaaagagttcacactggagagaaaccctacaaatgtaatgaatgtgataaagccttttcagaaCACAGTAGCCTCCAGAtacataaaagagttcacactggagagaaaccctacaaatgtaatgaatgtgataaagccttttcagtaCACAGTAGCCTCCAGAcgcataaaagagttcacactggagagaaaccctacaaatgtaatgaatgtgataaagccttttcagacCACAATAGCCTACGGACGCATaaaagaattcatacaggagagaaaccctacaaatgtaatgaatgtgataaaacCTTTTTATACCACACTAGCCTCAGGAtacataaaagagttcacactggagagaaaccctacaaatgtcatgaatgtgataaagccttttcagcaCCCAGTATCCTCTACAGGCATAAAAGAGTTCATACTGGggagaaaccctacaaatataatgaatgtgataaagtcTTTTCAGACCACGGTAACATTCAGAGGcataaaagaattcatactgAAGACAAACTCTACAAATGTAGTGATTGTGGTGAAGCCTTTTCGCAACACAATAGACTCCTGATACATGAAAGGATTCATACTGGAgggaaaccctacaaatgtaaggaatgtgataaagccttttcacggCCCAGTAGACTACAGATTCCTAATAGAGTTCATACTGGAGATAAACCCTACatatgtaatgaatgtgataacgCTTTTTCACAACCCAGTAGACTCCAGGTCCATagaagaattcatacaggagcaAAACCCGTCAAATGTAGTGAATGTGTTAAAcccttttcacaacaaaatagtCTCTAG
- the LOC134478816 gene encoding zinc finger protein 431-like isoform X3: MTVTYEDVHVNFTQEEWTLLDPFQKKLYKDVMLETYRNLNAIGFNWEDQNIEEHCQSSRRQGRHERSQSAEIPSEYTHCGKPFALHAHSHPQRNEEIHSEKNPSEVIQCVEAFAPYTVLQIHKRTQARQKPYEYSQCAKVFGNHSKLKKHERLHTEKKPYKCHECDKAFSQPFRLQKHQRVHTGEKPYKCNECDKAFSRPSSLQTHKRVHTGEKPYKCNECDKAFSVHSSLQRHKSVHTGEKTYKCNECDKAFSRHSSLQRHKRVHTGEKPYKCNECDKAFSEHHSLQQHKPVHTGEKPYKCNECDKAFSRHSSLQKHKRVHTGEKPYKCNECDKAFSVHSSLQKHKSVHTGEKPYKCNECDKAFSRHSSLQKHKRVHTGEKPYKCNECDKAFSEHSSLQIHKRVHTGEKPYKCNECDKAFSVHSSLQTHKRVHTGEKPYKCNECDKAFSDHNSLRTHKRIHTGEKPYKCNECDKTFLYHTSLRIHKRVHTGEKPYKCHECDKAFSAPSILYRHKRVHTGEKPYKYNECDKVFSDHGNIQRHKRIHTEDKLYKCSDCGEAFSQHNRLLIHERIHTGGKPYKCKECDKAFSRPSRLQIPNRVHTGDKPYICNECDNAFSQPSRLQVHRRIHTGAKPVKCSECVKPFSQQNSL; the protein is encoded by the exons ACAGTGACTTATGAGgatgtgcatgtgaacttcactCAGGAAGAGTGGACTTTGCTGGATCCCTTCCAGAAGAAGCTCTACAAAGATGTCATGCTGGAGACCTACAGGAACCTCAATGCTATAG GCTTTAATTGGGAAGACCAAAATATCGAGGAACATTGTCAAAGTTCTAGAAGACAGGGAAG GCATGAAAGAAGTCAGAGTGCAGAGATTCCCTCCGAATATACTCACTGTGGAAAACCCTTTGCTTTACATGCTCACAGTCATCCTCAAAGGAATGAAGAGATTCATTCAGAAAAGAATCCCTCTGAAGTTATTCAGTGTGTTGAAGCCTTTGCACCTTACACAgttctccaaatacataaaagaacacaagctAGACAGAAACCTTATGAATATAGTCAATGTGCTAAAGTTTTTGGAAATCACAGTAAACTTAAAAAGCATGAAAGACTTCATACTGaaaagaaaccctacaaatgtcatgaatgtgataaagccttttcacaaccTTTTAGACTCCAGAAGCatcaaagagttcacactggagagaaaccctacaaatgtaatgaatgtgataaagcgtTTTCACGACCCAGTAGCCTCCAGAcgcataaaagagttcacactggagagaaaccctacaaatgtaatgaatgtgataaagccttttcagtaCACAGTAGCCTCCAGAGGCATAAAAgcgttcacactggagagaaaacttacaaatgtaatgaatgtgataaagccttttcacgacACAGTAGCCTCCAGAggcataaaagagttcacactggagagaaaccctacaaatgtaatgaatgtgataaagccttttcagaaCACCATAGCCTCCAGCAGCATAAAccagttcacactggagagaaaccctacaaatgtaatgaatgtgataaagccttttcacgacACAGTAGCCTCCAGaagcataaaagagttcacactggagagaaaccctacaaatgtaatgaatgtgataaagccttttcagtaCACAGTAGCCTCCAGAAGCATAAAAgcgttcacactggagagaaaccctacaaatgtaatgaatgtgataaagccttttcacgacACAGTAGCCTCCAGaagcataaaagagttcacactggagagaaaccctacaaatgtaatgaatgtgataaagccttttcagaaCACAGTAGCCTCCAGAtacataaaagagttcacactggagagaaaccctacaaatgtaatgaatgtgataaagccttttcagtaCACAGTAGCCTCCAGAcgcataaaagagttcacactggagagaaaccctacaaatgtaatgaatgtgataaagccttttcagacCACAATAGCCTACGGACGCATaaaagaattcatacaggagagaaaccctacaaatgtaatgaatgtgataaaacCTTTTTATACCACACTAGCCTCAGGAtacataaaagagttcacactggagagaaaccctacaaatgtcatgaatgtgataaagccttttcagcaCCCAGTATCCTCTACAGGCATAAAAGAGTTCATACTGGggagaaaccctacaaatataatgaatgtgataaagtcTTTTCAGACCACGGTAACATTCAGAGGcataaaagaattcatactgAAGACAAACTCTACAAATGTAGTGATTGTGGTGAAGCCTTTTCGCAACACAATAGACTCCTGATACATGAAAGGATTCATACTGGAgggaaaccctacaaatgtaaggaatgtgataaagccttttcacggCCCAGTAGACTACAGATTCCTAATAGAGTTCATACTGGAGATAAACCCTACatatgtaatgaatgtgataacgCTTTTTCACAACCCAGTAGACTCCAGGTCCATagaagaattcatacaggagcaAAACCCGTCAAATGTAGTGAATGTGTTAAAcccttttcacaacaaaatagtCTCTAG
- the LOC134478816 gene encoding zinc finger protein 431-like isoform X2 has protein sequence MIGLMCFDVGCLVSYGRAANLLSRDMTVTYEDVHVNFTQEEWTLLDPFQKKLYKDVMLETYRNLNAIGFNWEDQNIEEHCQSSRRQGRHERSQSAEIPSEYTHCGKPFALHAHSHPQRNEEIHSEKNPSEVIQCVEAFAPYTVLQIHKRTQARQKPYEYSQCAKVFGNHSKLKKHERLHTEKKPYKCHECDKAFSQPFRLQKHQRVHTGEKPYKCNECDKAFSRPSSLQTHKRVHTGEKPYKCNECDKAFSVHSSLQRHKSVHTGEKTYKCNECDKAFSRHSSLQRHKRVHTGEKPYKCNECDKAFSEHHSLQQHKPVHTGEKPYKCNECDKAFSRHSSLQKHKRVHTGEKPYKCNECDKAFSVHSSLQKHKSVHTGEKPYKCNECDKAFSRHSSLQKHKRVHTGEKPYKCNECDKAFSEHSSLQIHKRVHTGEKPYKCNECDKAFSVHSSLQTHKRVHTGEKPYKCNECDKAFSDHNSLRTHKRIHTGEKPYKCNECDKTFLYHTSLRIHKRVHTGEKPYKCHECDKAFSAPSILYRHKRVHTGEKPYKYNECDKVFSDHGNIQRHKRIHTEDKLYKCSDCGEAFSQHNRLLIHERIHTGGKPYKCKECDKAFSRPSRLQIPNRVHTGDKPYICNECDNAFSQPSRLQVHRRIHTGAKPVKCSECVKPFSQQNSL, from the exons ACAGTGACTTATGAGgatgtgcatgtgaacttcactCAGGAAGAGTGGACTTTGCTGGATCCCTTCCAGAAGAAGCTCTACAAAGATGTCATGCTGGAGACCTACAGGAACCTCAATGCTATAG GCTTTAATTGGGAAGACCAAAATATCGAGGAACATTGTCAAAGTTCTAGAAGACAGGGAAG GCATGAAAGAAGTCAGAGTGCAGAGATTCCCTCCGAATATACTCACTGTGGAAAACCCTTTGCTTTACATGCTCACAGTCATCCTCAAAGGAATGAAGAGATTCATTCAGAAAAGAATCCCTCTGAAGTTATTCAGTGTGTTGAAGCCTTTGCACCTTACACAgttctccaaatacataaaagaacacaagctAGACAGAAACCTTATGAATATAGTCAATGTGCTAAAGTTTTTGGAAATCACAGTAAACTTAAAAAGCATGAAAGACTTCATACTGaaaagaaaccctacaaatgtcatgaatgtgataaagccttttcacaaccTTTTAGACTCCAGAAGCatcaaagagttcacactggagagaaaccctacaaatgtaatgaatgtgataaagcgtTTTCACGACCCAGTAGCCTCCAGAcgcataaaagagttcacactggagagaaaccctacaaatgtaatgaatgtgataaagccttttcagtaCACAGTAGCCTCCAGAGGCATAAAAgcgttcacactggagagaaaacttacaaatgtaatgaatgtgataaagccttttcacgacACAGTAGCCTCCAGAggcataaaagagttcacactggagagaaaccctacaaatgtaatgaatgtgataaagccttttcagaaCACCATAGCCTCCAGCAGCATAAAccagttcacactggagagaaaccctacaaatgtaatgaatgtgataaagccttttcacgacACAGTAGCCTCCAGaagcataaaagagttcacactggagagaaaccctacaaatgtaatgaatgtgataaagccttttcagtaCACAGTAGCCTCCAGAAGCATAAAAgcgttcacactggagagaaaccctacaaatgtaatgaatgtgataaagccttttcacgacACAGTAGCCTCCAGaagcataaaagagttcacactggagagaaaccctacaaatgtaatgaatgtgataaagccttttcagaaCACAGTAGCCTCCAGAtacataaaagagttcacactggagagaaaccctacaaatgtaatgaatgtgataaagccttttcagtaCACAGTAGCCTCCAGAcgcataaaagagttcacactggagagaaaccctacaaatgtaatgaatgtgataaagccttttcagacCACAATAGCCTACGGACGCATaaaagaattcatacaggagagaaaccctacaaatgtaatgaatgtgataaaacCTTTTTATACCACACTAGCCTCAGGAtacataaaagagttcacactggagagaaaccctacaaatgtcatgaatgtgataaagccttttcagcaCCCAGTATCCTCTACAGGCATAAAAGAGTTCATACTGGggagaaaccctacaaatataatgaatgtgataaagtcTTTTCAGACCACGGTAACATTCAGAGGcataaaagaattcatactgAAGACAAACTCTACAAATGTAGTGATTGTGGTGAAGCCTTTTCGCAACACAATAGACTCCTGATACATGAAAGGATTCATACTGGAgggaaaccctacaaatgtaaggaatgtgataaagccttttcacggCCCAGTAGACTACAGATTCCTAATAGAGTTCATACTGGAGATAAACCCTACatatgtaatgaatgtgataacgCTTTTTCACAACCCAGTAGACTCCAGGTCCATagaagaattcatacaggagcaAAACCCGTCAAATGTAGTGAATGTGTTAAAcccttttcacaacaaaatagtCTCTAG